Proteins encoded within one genomic window of Micromonospora halotolerans:
- a CDS encoding type II toxin-antitoxin system PemK/MazF family toxin: MRDGLLWAAAIVACVAAGWLWGEWRGRVARRSGGERARKRAGVPPRDTGPRGRTGAPPRPRNAGRGPASAPRPGEIWWADVPYADGTGSKVRPCLVLRLDGRDADVLKITSQDKSGRDDHLPIPTRSWDPNADHDSFLDISEPIPVPLTAFADRAGACDPDLWQGIRRLPHLTA, from the coding sequence ATGCGCGACGGGTTGCTCTGGGCCGCGGCGATCGTGGCGTGTGTCGCGGCCGGCTGGCTGTGGGGCGAGTGGCGTGGCCGGGTCGCGAGGCGGTCCGGTGGCGAGCGGGCGCGCAAGCGTGCGGGCGTGCCGCCCCGGGACACCGGGCCGCGTGGGCGTACCGGTGCGCCGCCCCGACCCCGGAACGCCGGGCGGGGACCGGCGAGTGCGCCCCGGCCCGGGGAGATCTGGTGGGCCGACGTGCCCTACGCCGACGGGACCGGCTCGAAGGTGCGCCCCTGCCTGGTGCTGCGGCTCGACGGCCGGGACGCCGACGTCCTGAAGATCACCAGCCAGGACAAGTCGGGCCGGGACGACCACCTGCCGATCCCCACCCGGAGCTGGGACCCGAACGCCGACCACGACAGCTTCCTGGACATCAGCGAGCCGATCCCGGTGCCCCTCACCGCCTTCGCGGACCGGGCCGGCGCCTGCGACCCCGACCTCTGGCAGGGCATCCGCCGCCTCCCCCACCTGACGGCCTGA
- a CDS encoding ADP-ribosylglycohydrolase family protein translates to MIATVIESAPRRASGSLFGLAYGDALGKPTEFLTVTEIVRRYGPTGPRELTGDPALVTDDTQMALAVAWALHDAPAFTPEAVEPLLRRRFLDWAVSPDNNRAPGMTCLRACAELDRGTRWQDATVADSKGCGANMRVTPVGLLDADLDTLAGLAQLQAGLTHGHPTGLAASELTAYAVRLLRDGAALPELPGLLTDRAHAQRTVYRGDWLGDLWQRSGDPTPAEFMARGWDDCLRVLGRLDAALARPDDGGDPCRLTGEGWIAEEALATALLCALRHPDDPVGALARGATTAGDSDSIAALAGAFVGAAHGMSAWPADWSMRIEYADQLSALAAPLD, encoded by the coding sequence ATGATCGCCACCGTGATCGAATCCGCCCCGCGCCGCGCGTCCGGCTCGCTCTTCGGCCTCGCCTACGGCGACGCCCTGGGCAAGCCCACCGAGTTCCTCACCGTCACCGAGATCGTCCGCCGCTACGGCCCGACCGGCCCGCGGGAGCTGACCGGTGACCCGGCGCTGGTCACCGACGACACCCAGATGGCGCTCGCGGTGGCGTGGGCACTGCACGACGCACCGGCCTTCACGCCCGAGGCGGTGGAGCCGTTGCTGCGCCGGCGGTTCCTCGACTGGGCGGTCAGCCCCGACAACAACCGCGCGCCCGGCATGACCTGCCTGCGCGCCTGCGCCGAGCTGGACCGGGGGACCCGCTGGCAGGACGCGACGGTCGCCGATTCGAAGGGCTGCGGAGCGAACATGCGGGTCACCCCCGTCGGGCTGCTCGACGCCGACCTCGACACCCTGGCCGGGCTGGCCCAGCTCCAGGCCGGCCTGACCCACGGCCACCCGACCGGCCTGGCGGCCAGCGAGCTGACCGCGTACGCGGTCCGGCTGCTGCGCGACGGCGCCGCGCTGCCCGAGCTGCCCGGGTTGCTCACCGACCGGGCGCACGCCCAGCGCACGGTCTACCGGGGCGACTGGCTCGGCGACCTGTGGCAGCGCTCGGGCGACCCGACGCCGGCGGAGTTCATGGCCCGGGGCTGGGACGACTGCCTGCGGGTGCTCGGCCGGCTCGACGCGGCGCTGGCCCGCCCCGACGACGGCGGCGACCCGTGCCGGCTCACCGGCGAGGGCTGGATCGCCGAGGAGGCGCTGGCCACCGCGCTGCTCTGCGCGCTGCGCCACCCCGACGACCCGGTCGGCGCGCTGGCCCGCGGCGCCACCACGGCCGGTGACTCGGACTCCATCGCGGCCCTGGCCGGCGCCTTCGTGGGCGCCGCGCACGGCATGTCGGCCTGGCCCGCCGACTGGTCCATGCGAATCGAGTACGCCGACCAGCTGAGCGCGCTCGCCGCGCCGCTCGACTGA
- a CDS encoding VOC family protein, with amino-acid sequence MIGQLRSVVIDCPDPRALAGFYAELLGLPLIEDNSDGDEWVVLGGPPGHQPRVAFQKALNLRAPAWPDPERPQQFHLDVTVDDIEMAEKAALALGARRLPGEGEGFRVYADPAGHPFCLCWD; translated from the coding sequence ATGATTGGACAGCTGCGTTCCGTGGTGATCGACTGCCCTGATCCGCGCGCGCTGGCCGGCTTCTACGCGGAGCTGCTCGGCCTTCCGCTGATCGAGGACAACTCCGACGGCGACGAGTGGGTGGTGCTCGGCGGCCCACCGGGTCACCAGCCGCGCGTCGCCTTCCAGAAGGCGCTCAACCTGCGTGCCCCGGCCTGGCCCGACCCCGAGCGGCCGCAGCAGTTCCACCTCGACGTCACCGTCGACGACATCGAGATGGCCGAGAAGGCGGCGCTGGCCCTCGGCGCCCGCCGGCTGCCCGGCGAGGGGGAGGGCTTCCGGGTCTACGCCGACCCGGCCGGCCACCCGTTCTGCCTCTGCTGGGACTGA
- a CDS encoding methionine synthase → MTDQRWPWPGGAATGIGSLPGTDIAEAQRIVLGELPDLPHLPELPARGPGADLIGRTGGLLVELPVELYAGRWRIAPRPGKDLRRARDLMERDLDQLAEQAEQYAGPVKVQAAGPFTLAASLELPIGGRLLRDPGAVRDLAGSLAEGLRGHVAALARRLPHASVLLQLDEPSLPAVLAGRVPTESGLGAYRPVEAEVARALLRGVIEAAGVPTVVHCCAPDVPLELIRTAGAVGVALDLALVTDLDPLGEAIDAGFGLLAGAAPALPPPAGRAPTSAQVADRVRRVWDQLGFPRRRLAEQVVVTPACGLAGATPAYAREVLAACRDAGRRLAEE, encoded by the coding sequence GTGACTGACCAGAGGTGGCCCTGGCCCGGCGGGGCGGCGACCGGCATCGGGTCGCTGCCCGGCACCGATATCGCCGAGGCGCAGCGCATCGTGCTCGGTGAGCTGCCCGACCTGCCGCACCTGCCGGAGCTGCCCGCCCGCGGCCCCGGCGCCGACCTGATCGGCCGCACCGGCGGGCTCCTCGTCGAGCTGCCGGTCGAGCTGTACGCGGGGCGCTGGCGGATCGCCCCCCGTCCCGGCAAGGACCTGCGCCGCGCCCGCGACCTGATGGAACGCGACCTCGACCAGCTCGCCGAGCAGGCCGAGCAGTACGCCGGCCCGGTCAAGGTCCAGGCCGCCGGTCCGTTCACCCTGGCCGCCTCGCTGGAGCTGCCGATCGGCGGCCGGCTGCTGCGCGACCCCGGCGCGGTCCGGGACCTCGCCGGCTCGCTCGCCGAGGGGCTGCGCGGGCACGTGGCGGCGCTGGCCCGGCGGCTGCCCCACGCCTCGGTGCTGCTCCAGCTCGACGAGCCGTCGCTGCCCGCGGTGCTGGCCGGCCGGGTGCCCACCGAGAGCGGCCTGGGCGCCTACCGGCCGGTCGAGGCCGAGGTGGCCCGCGCGTTGCTGCGCGGCGTGATCGAGGCGGCCGGCGTGCCCACCGTGGTGCACTGCTGCGCGCCGGACGTGCCGCTGGAGCTGATCCGCACCGCCGGCGCCGTCGGCGTCGCCCTCGACCTGGCCCTGGTCACCGACCTGGACCCGCTCGGCGAGGCCATCGACGCCGGGTTCGGCCTGCTGGCCGGCGCCGCGCCCGCGCTGCCGCCGCCGGCCGGTCGCGCGCCGACGTCCGCCCAGGTCGCCGACCGGGTACGCCGGGTCTGGGACCAGCTCGGCTTCCCCCGTCGCCGGCTCGCCGAGCAGGTGGTGGTCACCCCCGCGTGCGGCCTGGCCGGGGCCACCCCGGCGTACGCGCGGGAGGTCCTCGCCGCCTGCCGGGACGCCGGCCGCCGGCTCGCCGAGGAGTGA